TAGGAGTAATATCTGAAGACAAGTATATCATCTCCGGTTGAATAACCAAGCTATAATTGAGTGGCTAGTGGCTAGCGACTAGTTGCTAATCAATCAGAACTTTAATTGTAAGTAGTTAACCGGATTTGATATTAATCTTTACTTTTGCAAATCATCATACACAACTAATCGTGGATAAATTAATAAGAAAAATCCCATCCACGCTAGTACAGGAATAGCAACTAGACTTGTTAACCAAAAAGTCTTAAATAGAATCCAGCTACCAGCAATGAGTGTCACCCCAGTTAGCATGATAGACCAAGGTTGACACCACCAGGGTTTGTAGTTCCAGACACTGATAGGTTTTTGTGACATTAAGGCGATCGCAACACGACTATTGCTTAGTTATATCATTTTGATGCAAAACTTCATATGCAATTGAGACTGATCTATAAGGATTATTGCAAAATTCTTTTGTAGTAACAACATGAACTAGTGCTTCACAAATCCTTATGACACAAGCCTTACACAATCTGACATTTGAAAACCCTTATCGTCCTTTGTGGTTGCGTGGGATAAACTGGGTAGGAGAAACTCTTAAGCAGAATGGCATTTCGTTAGTTAACCTTTCGGAAGAATCACTACTGACTGCTGCAAGGAGTAAAACAGCTTTATCTGATTGGGGTGATGAAAGTTTTCGGCTACCACTACGGATACTACTGGAGTCTTTAGAAAAAGACGCTGAACTCAACTTATTTGGGCGCTATTTCATGCGCAAATCTTGTCTTCAACTGCTGATGAATCGATTACGCATTCAAGAAGATATCAAACGTTATCCTGAAATATTACAAGTACCGATCGCACGACCATTATTTATTTTAGGAATGCCAAGATCTGGTACTACGTTACTGCATAATCTATTAACTCAAGATCCTACAAGTCGTTGGTTGCATCTATGGGAATTAGCAAGTCCTTCCCCGCCACCAGAGTACTGCAACCGCAACAGCGATCCTCGGATTCAAAAGGTAGAGAAATTTGTTCAACAGTACAACACTTTAGCACCACAACTTGCTACAGTGCACAATCTTAATCCCAAAGGACCTGAAGAATGCAATGCTTTGTTTGGACATGAATTTACTAGCTTGATTTTTGAACTGCGGGCAAATGTGAAAAGTTATGTGAGTTGGATGGAAACCTATGATATGGTCAGAGCATATCAATATTATCGGCAGCAGTTGCAACTTTTAGCATGGCACTATCCAGGCGATCATTGGGTACTCAAAGCACCTGCACATATATTTTACTTGGATGCACTGATTAAAGTTTTTCCTGATGCTTGCATTGTGCAAACACACCGCGATCCTCTTAAAGTGCTTCCTTCGGTCTGCAGTTTAACTGCAATAGTTCGCGGAATTTATAGCGATCGCATCGAACCAAAGCATTTAGGACACTACTGGAGCGATCGCATTGCTAAAGCTTTGGAAAGAGAAATGCAAGTCCGCGCTTCAGAAGCGCCTTCTCGTTTCTATGATGTAGATTACCACAACCTTGTGCAAGATCCTATCGGTACAGTACGTCAGATCTATACATATTTTGGTTATGATTTTCATCCCCAAATGGCAGAAAACATCAAAACCTGGTTGGTACAAAATCCCCAGCATAAGCATGGAGTTCATCGGTACTCTTTAGAGCAGTTTGGGCTAGATCCTGAAAGGGCTAATAGTCGATTTGCAAAATACTGTGAAAAATTTAATGTTGTGCGCGAGTGAGTTTACGAGCTACTACCTATACGCCTACGCTGCGACTCGAATTGTGCGCTCAAAACAGATACCCGAACGCTCTATCAAAAGAAAAACGGCTAAACTCCTCCAGTCACACGGGAGATCTACTAACCTCAATCCTCACTTACAATTTCAGCTTGCTTGCGCCCAGAGACAGTAGCGATCGCACTCATTTATTGCTGCTATTCTTGCACTACTCTAAGCTCAATTATTAATGATCTCACAAGTAAGTTAAGCTGCACTCTATTTTATAAATTGTAAAATTTTGTAGCTAACTGCGGAAATACCTACCTGTAATGTGTATGAACATATTATGTAGTTTGCCGAACTATATACAGAAACTGTCTATATCACCCTAGATAGTCGTACTGAAAGAATAAATTGCAGACTCGTAAGATAGCTTCTAATGTAAGTGCTACACGAGAAAAGTCAATCTAAATACATTAGATCACTTCACATTCATCAATATATTTGTCAACAAATATCAAAGGGCGTTAACTATGAGCCAAACTTTAGACGAATGGCCAAGAAAAGTACGTGAGTTACATAACCATCATTTTGATTCCACAATTTGGAACGACTTCCAATTCCGAGACGATGACATTATCATTGCAAGCTACGGCAAATCAGGGACAACCTGGTTACAGCAAATCGTTGCACAGCTAATTTGGCATGGTAAAGAAGACCTTGATCTAGCTGAGATGTCTCCCTGGTTGGATCTTCGCATACCACCTAAAGATATTAAGCTTCCTATAGTA
Above is a window of Gloeocapsopsis sp. IPPAS B-1203 DNA encoding:
- a CDS encoding DUF6737 family protein; the encoded protein is MSQKPISVWNYKPWWCQPWSIMLTGVTLIAGSWILFKTFWLTSLVAIPVLAWMGFFLLIYPRLVVYDDLQK
- a CDS encoding sulfotransferase, translating into MTQALHNLTFENPYRPLWLRGINWVGETLKQNGISLVNLSEESLLTAARSKTALSDWGDESFRLPLRILLESLEKDAELNLFGRYFMRKSCLQLLMNRLRIQEDIKRYPEILQVPIARPLFILGMPRSGTTLLHNLLTQDPTSRWLHLWELASPSPPPEYCNRNSDPRIQKVEKFVQQYNTLAPQLATVHNLNPKGPEECNALFGHEFTSLIFELRANVKSYVSWMETYDMVRAYQYYRQQLQLLAWHYPGDHWVLKAPAHIFYLDALIKVFPDACIVQTHRDPLKVLPSVCSLTAIVRGIYSDRIEPKHLGHYWSDRIAKALEREMQVRASEAPSRFYDVDYHNLVQDPIGTVRQIYTYFGYDFHPQMAENIKTWLVQNPQHKHGVHRYSLEQFGLDPERANSRFAKYCEKFNVVRE